A part of Desulfovibrio sp. genomic DNA contains:
- a CDS encoding flagellar basal body L-ring protein FlgH yields the protein MQARHVIPVLALVFALCAACGGGPRKHPALQPPVVDPQEYRQEANAANNPGSLFAASEQDTLFSDSRARRVGDIVVVKLVENTKAQNKAETSSKKNSGNDYQVGALFGQSSSGFIPLLGVGPTSKVGVPALTSSSASDLSATGKTKRENYVTTSLAARVIRVLPGGLLQIEGAREIRVNEETEYMVVRGMVRTKDVSADNSVLSTQIADASIEYYGRGVLADKQKPGWFTRLMDNVWPF from the coding sequence ATGCAGGCACGTCATGTCATACCCGTTCTGGCGCTGGTCTTTGCGCTGTGCGCCGCCTGCGGCGGCGGGCCGCGCAAGCATCCGGCCTTGCAACCGCCTGTTGTCGATCCGCAGGAATACAGGCAGGAAGCCAATGCGGCAAACAACCCCGGCTCGCTTTTTGCGGCCAGTGAGCAGGATACGCTTTTTTCCGACAGCCGCGCCCGCAGGGTAGGGGATATCGTTGTGGTCAAGCTGGTGGAAAACACCAAGGCCCAGAACAAGGCTGAAACCTCATCGAAAAAGAACAGCGGCAACGATTATCAGGTGGGCGCGCTTTTCGGGCAGAGCTCTAGTGGTTTTATTCCTTTGCTGGGCGTTGGACCCACCAGCAAGGTGGGGGTTCCGGCCCTGACCTCGAGCTCGGCCAGCGACCTTTCTGCCACGGGCAAGACCAAGCGCGAAAACTACGTCACCACCTCACTGGCGGCTCGCGTCATCCGGGTGTTGCCGGGTGGTCTGCTGCAGATCGAAGGCGCGCGTGAAATCCGCGTCAACGAGGAAACAGAGTATATGGTGGTGCGCGGCATGGTGCGTACCAAGGACGTGAGCGCAGACAACAGCGTGCTTTCAACCCAGATCGCCGATGCCAGCATTGAATACTATGGCCGCGGCGTACTGGCCGACAAGCAGAAGCCCGGATGGTTCACGCGCCTTATGGATAACGTCTGGCCGTTCTAG
- the flgA gene encoding flagellar basal body P-ring formation chaperone FlgA, whose amino-acid sequence MKLLAVHISTTADTVGAGRNARLVRLVWFAVSVVLLALTLACLWQAGPVLAAGGVPQAVWQDTDRNHRRSPAQVKTQLRQPQVRAGQMPLSPEAQDARAAKTSSQLAANAVPLAQEGQLNMLEQGDWRLKIVSAAVTGTSMVLLGDIAVPIGHMDQAQWDALRATPLWEAPPEEGKPLQINRSRLSQALRQALGQDVAGRCILPTSLVIQRGGLVFREDDLRNYVVKSLTPQMAAMPGEAELTDFRLPEYIFLAHSQQRVQLEPGKLAPGRVPLRFAVQEADGTVLRRVAGTATLALWLTVPTAAQSMNKGDALTAQSVTFMRVNAGQLRDLPWDGHGGPWQLARAINAGDTILQSDLANQLMVKRGDVVTLIFSRNNLRITTQAQALADGEPGATIPLRNLQTKKQVFGIVKNGNTVEIH is encoded by the coding sequence ATGAAATTATTGGCGGTACATATATCCACAACGGCAGATACGGTCGGGGCAGGGCGCAACGCGCGGCTTGTCAGGCTGGTCTGGTTTGCCGTGTCCGTTGTTCTGCTGGCGCTGACGCTGGCCTGCCTGTGGCAGGCCGGGCCTGTGCTGGCGGCGGGCGGTGTGCCGCAGGCCGTATGGCAGGATACTGACCGCAATCACCGGCGTTCGCCCGCACAGGTGAAAACCCAATTGCGGCAGCCACAGGTTCGCGCCGGGCAAATGCCCCTGAGCCCCGAAGCCCAGGACGCCAGAGCCGCCAAAACTAGTTCTCAACTGGCCGCCAATGCTGTGCCCCTGGCCCAGGAAGGGCAGCTGAACATGCTGGAGCAGGGCGACTGGCGGCTCAAAATCGTCTCCGCCGCCGTGACCGGTACCAGCATGGTGCTGCTGGGAGATATCGCCGTGCCCATCGGGCATATGGATCAGGCGCAGTGGGACGCCTTGCGCGCCACCCCCCTGTGGGAAGCGCCGCCAGAAGAAGGCAAGCCTCTGCAAATCAACCGCTCCCGCCTGTCGCAGGCATTACGGCAGGCCCTGGGGCAGGATGTGGCCGGGCGCTGCATTTTGCCCACGTCCCTCGTGATCCAGCGCGGCGGCCTGGTCTTCAGGGAAGACGATTTGCGCAACTATGTCGTCAAAAGCCTGACTCCCCAAATGGCGGCCATGCCGGGAGAGGCCGAACTCACGGATTTTCGTCTGCCGGAATACATTTTTCTTGCCCACAGCCAGCAGCGCGTACAGCTTGAGCCGGGCAAACTGGCTCCGGGGCGTGTGCCCCTGCGCTTTGCCGTGCAGGAGGCGGACGGCACGGTTCTGCGGCGGGTGGCGGGCACAGCCACGCTGGCCCTGTGGCTTACGGTGCCCACGGCGGCCCAGTCCATGAACAAGGGCGACGCCCTGACAGCCCAAAGCGTCACCTTTATGCGCGTCAACGCCGGGCAGTTGCGCGACCTGCCCTGGGACGGACACGGCGGCCCCTGGCAACTGGCCCGCGCCATCAATGCCGGAGACACCATCCTGCAAAGCGATCTGGCCAACCAGCTTATGGTCAAACGCGGGGATGTGGTCACACTCATATTTTCCAGAAATAACCTGCGCATCACCACGCAAGCGCAGGCTCTGGCCGACGGCGAACCCGGCGCGACCATTCCGCTGCGGAACTTGCAAACCAAAAAACAGGTCTTCGGCATTGTCAAAAACGGCAATACCGTGGAGATACACTAG
- a CDS encoding tyrosine-type recombinase/integrase: protein MPLSDISVRNAKPQQKPAKLFDGGGLFLFIAPTGGKMWRLKYRFQGKEKLLALGVYPDVGLKEARKRRDEAREQLAMGNDPGEVKKEIRVTARAIERERQNTFEVAAREWFASYSPALTPKHAAKLQRYLDTILFPYLGNKSVTDLEPSDFLGVIRPTENKGHITTAHKLMQLCGQVMKYAHLTGRIRYNPAAGLSAALQPLRHENLAAVTDPADIGRLLRDLDAYEGFPSITAFLRILPYVFTRPSELRRAEWSEFNFTEALWRIPASRMKMRRQHTVPLSLQVMDQLEELRAFSGSGKYLFPSVRARTAVISDAGPLAALRRLGYESGEMCLHGFRAMASTRLNELGYRADVIEAQLAHKEPDAVRLAYNRAEYTDERRKLMQEWADYLDSLKATRAGV from the coding sequence ATGCCCCTTTCTGACATCAGCGTTCGCAATGCCAAGCCACAACAAAAACCCGCCAAGCTGTTCGATGGTGGCGGCCTCTTCCTCTTTATCGCCCCAACTGGCGGCAAGATGTGGCGGCTAAAATACCGCTTCCAAGGGAAAGAAAAGCTCTTGGCCTTGGGGGTATACCCAGACGTGGGTTTAAAAGAGGCCCGCAAAAGGCGGGACGAAGCCAGAGAACAACTTGCCATGGGCAATGACCCCGGCGAAGTCAAAAAAGAAATCAGGGTCACTGCACGAGCGATAGAAAGAGAACGGCAAAATACGTTTGAAGTTGCCGCGCGCGAATGGTTCGCCTCATACTCTCCAGCGCTTACCCCAAAGCATGCGGCCAAACTTCAGCGTTACCTTGACACAATCCTATTCCCTTACCTGGGCAATAAATCCGTAACCGATTTAGAACCGTCTGACTTTCTAGGGGTTATCCGCCCCACTGAAAACAAAGGGCATATCACCACCGCTCACAAGCTCATGCAACTTTGTGGGCAGGTAATGAAGTATGCCCACCTGACAGGAAGGATCCGTTACAACCCGGCAGCAGGCTTAAGCGCAGCATTACAGCCGCTGCGCCACGAGAACCTTGCAGCGGTTACTGACCCTGCGGACATTGGCCGACTACTGAGGGATTTAGATGCCTATGAAGGGTTTCCTTCTATAACGGCCTTTTTGCGAATACTGCCCTACGTCTTCACGCGACCATCTGAATTACGCCGCGCTGAATGGAGCGAGTTCAATTTTACTGAGGCTCTTTGGCGCATTCCTGCGAGCAGAATGAAAATGCGCCGACAGCATACCGTCCCCCTATCCTTGCAGGTAATGGACCAGCTTGAAGAACTGCGGGCGTTTTCTGGATCAGGAAAATATCTTTTCCCCAGTGTTCGGGCCAGGACGGCAGTTATTTCAGACGCTGGCCCTTTGGCTGCCCTTCGGCGCTTGGGCTATGAATCTGGAGAAATGTGCCTGCATGGCTTCAGGGCCATGGCCAGCACCCGGCTTAATGAGCTGGGCTACCGCGCGGACGTAATAGAGGCGCAGTTGGCCCACAAGGAGCCAGATGCGGTGCGCTTGGCATACAACCGGGCGGAATACACCGATGAACGCCGAAAGCTTATGCAGGAATGGGCGGATTACTTGGACAGCTTAAAAGCCACCCGCGCAGGAGTGTAG